AGCTGAGCACAAAGTTCACTGAGACCGAGATCTCTCAGTGGTACGAGAACTTCCAGAAGCAGTGTCCATCAGGCCGTATTACCCCGGAGGAGTTTGAGCAGATCTACTCCCGGTTCTTCCCCGACAGCGACGCCAAGAGCTACGCCCGGCACGTATTCCGCTCCTTCGACACCAACGACGACGGCACCCTGGACTTCAAGGAGTACATCATTGCCTTGCACATGACATCCACCGGCAAGACCACCCGAAAACTAGAGTGGGCCTTCTCGCTTTTCGACGTAGACAAGAACGGATACATCAACAAGACGGAAGTCACAGAGATCTGCCAGGTGAGCGCCAAGTTGACGTGTTGACAGATGACCCGTCATTGTGTTTATGATGCGGTGATGTTAACCAACTAGGGTTGCTGGTGCTGGCTGGTCACTCTGTGAGCAGTGAGCATGCA
This window of the Synchiropus splendidus isolate RoL2022-P1 chromosome 12, RoL_Sspl_1.0, whole genome shotgun sequence genome carries:
- the rcvrn2 gene encoding recoverin 2; the protein is MGNTTSSAMSKEILEDLKLSTKFTETEISQWYENFQKQCPSGRITPEEFEQIYSRFFPDSDAKSYARHVFRSFDTNDDGTLDFKEYIIALHMTSTGKTTRKLEWAFSLFDVDKNGYINKTEVTEICQAIFKLIPKEEQTKLPEDENTPEKRANKLWSYFEKKDNERLAEGEFIKGVIENENAMRLIHYEPIKQ